The Armatimonas rosea genome includes a window with the following:
- the tpx gene encoding thiol peroxidase, whose protein sequence is MSVERSGVVTFKGGPMTLVGPELSVGATATGATLIGAGLAPVNPLEAGAGKTKLFIFVPSVDTSVCSLEGKKFSDASQAFGDDVAVFLVSADLPFAQGRWCQAEDVKNLTMLSDYREMGLAKSWGLYLKELGLYARAVYVVDKNDTVTYAEIVSEVAAEPDYAAAVAAVQAA, encoded by the coding sequence ATGTCTGTTGAGCGAAGTGGTGTGGTGACCTTTAAGGGCGGCCCGATGACCCTGGTTGGTCCCGAGCTTTCGGTGGGCGCGACCGCGACCGGCGCGACGCTAATCGGGGCGGGGCTTGCTCCCGTCAACCCCCTCGAAGCGGGAGCCGGGAAGACCAAGCTCTTTATCTTTGTGCCGTCGGTGGATACCAGTGTCTGCTCCCTTGAGGGCAAGAAGTTCAGCGATGCGAGCCAGGCATTCGGCGACGATGTCGCGGTGTTTCTGGTCTCCGCGGACCTGCCGTTTGCCCAGGGCCGCTGGTGCCAGGCGGAGGACGTGAAGAACCTGACCATGCTCTCGGACTACCGTGAGATGGGGCTTGCCAAGAGCTGGGGGCTCTACCTAAAAGAGCTGGGCCTCTACGCCCGCGCCGTCTATGTCGTGGATAAGAACGATACCGTCACCTACGCCGAGATCGTCAGCGAGGTCGCCGCTGAGCCCGACTACGCCGCCGCCGTCGCCGCCGTCCAGGCCGCGTAA
- a CDS encoding class I SAM-dependent methyltransferase: MLDRYPLVTQTRHAAGRPWHLRCVTDQDALVARVQTDEDLANFPFGMLLWASAHALALRLADEPSLVAGKRVLELGAGVGYVGLVAAHLGAAEVIQTDYHPDCLELCRQNARLNNVPNVTVRTGDWRTWPPELVGFDLVIGTDILYERTLHPTLTALLPTLGKPILLSDPIRPAALEFVEQRERDGWKITTEAKQVVWAGEPRDTMLLWMR; encoded by the coding sequence ATGCTGGACCGCTACCCCCTTGTTACCCAGACCCGCCACGCCGCGGGCCGGCCCTGGCACCTCCGCTGCGTCACGGACCAAGACGCACTGGTCGCCCGTGTCCAGACCGACGAGGACCTGGCCAACTTTCCCTTTGGGATGCTCCTCTGGGCCTCGGCGCACGCACTGGCGCTTCGCCTCGCCGACGAGCCCTCTCTCGTGGCGGGCAAGCGTGTCTTGGAGCTCGGGGCGGGGGTCGGCTATGTCGGCTTGGTCGCCGCGCACCTCGGAGCTGCCGAAGTGATCCAGACCGACTACCACCCCGACTGCCTGGAGCTCTGCCGCCAGAACGCACGCCTCAACAACGTCCCGAATGTCACGGTCCGCACCGGCGACTGGCGCACCTGGCCCCCAGAGCTGGTGGGCTTTGACCTCGTGATCGGCACCGATATCCTCTACGAGCGCACGCTCCACCCCACCCTCACCGCGCTCCTCCCGACCCTCGGCAAGCCCATTCTCCTCTCCGATCCGATCCGTCCCGCCGCCTTAGAGTTTGTCGAGCAGCGCGAGAGAGACGGCTGGAAGATCACCACAGAGGCAAAGCAGGTCGTGTGGGCCGGCGAGCCGCGCGACACCATGCTCCTCTGGATGCGCTAG
- a CDS encoding phosphomannomutase/phosphoglucomutase has product MPFDKSLYRAYDIRGIYPSVINEEFAYLCAQAFARVMDAKKVAVGRDVRTSGASMQAAAIQGLVDLGVEVLDLGVISTEMLYFASGTLEIDGGFALTASHNPREWNGFKFVGKKGQPLVREGKLGEIYADIEAATPQKAATPGTVTPTPLLADYAAYLQQYVPEGLPQLKLVGNVNFGANGKFVDAAIEGHPIEMIRLNWNEDGSFPKGTPDPLLPSNRKEISERIVTEGAHFGVAWDADADRCFFYDEKGRSFSGYYINAVLIEHFLKVEPGASVVVEPRQIWATEAAAAAGGGTAVTSRTGHGFIKATMRQANAIFGGENSGHFYYRDFWYCDNGIITFLTVLGIFAEQIKNGGTVSQLLDGYKKNYPASEELNFITDDAKGIIAALQARHPDAELSQIDGVSLAEADWRCNLRMSQNEPVLRLNVEARTPEGLAEREADLLAFILGHGASLRDDH; this is encoded by the coding sequence ATGCCTTTTGACAAGTCCCTTTACCGTGCCTACGACATCCGAGGGATCTACCCCTCGGTGATCAATGAAGAGTTTGCCTATCTTTGCGCCCAGGCCTTTGCCCGGGTGATGGACGCAAAGAAAGTCGCCGTGGGCCGGGATGTGCGCACCAGTGGTGCGTCCATGCAGGCCGCCGCGATCCAGGGCCTGGTAGACCTCGGTGTCGAGGTGCTAGACCTGGGGGTGATCTCGACCGAGATGCTGTACTTTGCGTCGGGGACCCTGGAGATCGACGGTGGCTTCGCCCTCACCGCGAGCCACAACCCCCGCGAGTGGAATGGCTTTAAGTTTGTCGGCAAGAAGGGCCAGCCGCTCGTGCGCGAGGGCAAGCTGGGCGAGATCTACGCCGATATCGAGGCCGCGACGCCCCAGAAGGCTGCAACTCCGGGCACCGTGACCCCCACCCCCCTGCTCGCCGACTACGCCGCCTACCTGCAGCAGTATGTCCCCGAGGGCCTGCCGCAGCTCAAGCTGGTGGGCAATGTGAACTTTGGAGCCAATGGGAAGTTTGTCGATGCCGCCATTGAGGGCCACCCCATCGAGATGATCCGCCTCAACTGGAACGAGGATGGCAGCTTCCCCAAGGGCACCCCCGATCCCCTGCTCCCCTCCAACCGCAAGGAGATCAGCGAGCGGATCGTCACCGAGGGAGCCCACTTCGGTGTGGCGTGGGACGCCGACGCGGACCGGTGTTTCTTCTACGATGAGAAGGGGCGCTCGTTCTCTGGCTACTACATCAACGCGGTCCTGATCGAGCACTTCCTCAAGGTCGAGCCCGGCGCATCGGTTGTGGTCGAGCCGCGCCAGATCTGGGCGACCGAGGCCGCCGCTGCCGCCGGGGGCGGTACCGCGGTCACGAGCCGCACGGGCCACGGGTTTATCAAGGCGACCATGCGCCAGGCCAATGCGATCTTTGGCGGAGAGAACTCCGGCCACTTCTACTACCGCGACTTCTGGTACTGCGACAATGGGATCATCACGTTCCTGACCGTGCTGGGAATCTTCGCGGAGCAGATCAAAAACGGCGGGACGGTCTCGCAGCTTCTCGATGGCTACAAGAAAAACTACCCAGCCAGTGAGGAGCTCAACTTCATCACCGACGATGCCAAGGGGATTATTGCGGCGCTCCAGGCACGCCACCCCGATGCCGAGCTAAGCCAGATCGACGGTGTCTCGCTCGCGGAGGCGGACTGGCGCTGCAACCTGCGCATGAGCCAGAACGAGCCGGTACTGCGCCTGAATGTCGAGGCGCGCACTCCCGAGGGGCTCGCCGAGCGCGAGGCCGACCTGCTAGCGTTTATCCTGGGCCACGGCGCGTCCCTGCGCGACGACCACTAG
- a CDS encoding zinc-dependent metalloprotease, whose translation MNRTLPLSALVFALTLASHAPTLAQPPAPKTATPAPTQPPASTQKILFSNKAQQGQVKKINAVATFTVEGPNGQKVTLEFKEQDRVNYNAVAANGEITYETHTDSVQQFLNGNKLPDDPNMGKDVDTYVIKPDGTLVSFKSSKTEKDDDHSDERLYVATSVGFSDKQVAPGEKWTREYKADANMGLVEGKGEYEFQALEEKNGILCARIGVTYTENSGKNPISTKGLIWIEPASGDDVASDIVVTNIPFGDGDVVTASFKSNRESGGPLPEDIVKKAQASLKAEQSAIKAQAPKVEAAKPKTIDEVVKDYEKLPGVVTLWRKREESGKDTIYAEVREDQLDKLLLLQATFSTGDAEHAISGDPIADFVFQLTKSPDDKLYLAVPNTNYQTQAGTPLEKSLKRSMPPLSFLQTFKIEAKQADRKSLLIDLSEFFKSDFLGIGFAFSGMPPIPGLMAGPTGGGMGLDREKTYVLSVKNFPENLVVTSQYHFVRGLSPMMTNTPTLGDPRSAPVQVTFNLSALPVGNGYIPRYYDTRIGFFTTDFQSLDRDDKLDLTKRFITRWDLRKKNPEAAVSEPVKPIVFWLDNAIPEDYRKPLASAILSWNPVLEKTGFKDAIQVKQMPDKPSEDEVKKGLVPTDTADMRFNVIRWVVSPNPADSYAVALARHNPLTGQILNASITVDAGMAQITKVEHKDIVSPEAAFARIAEYENHDDTKLAGQSKLRCEYGHAAQTNAYFGLLASSLLAEGKISQKDYVAQFLQDVVTHEFGHILGLRHNFVASTQYSLAQLSDPKVVPNGKPIAASVMDYNPVNIAALKVSGVPFWSLSPGVYDQWAIQYGYGTVPTATKPDDELPVLKQIARRSGEPGLIYNTDFEADSFDPTITRFDSTSNPLDYWERIMQTSQELLGKLESRVKPGESYVEFSRQVQLTLNMMAQGSAQASRYIGAQQVRRSFKGDAGQKPNLKPVEAAQQKRALDLLAKYILAPGALKLPQGYLEKMTVDLAPIESRPSEFFVGEVIANLQKSVVRRLLSSQTLMRVASNEYKTGDPSKALTQPLLFKTVADAVWSELATKQNVSYQRRHIQRQHVESLITLASSSATDDSRMLAAAHLRMLREKLKAAQAIPTLDEYTRLHYTDLSEKIQRQLDAKVNLGGGGGGGLGMLFGRPGK comes from the coding sequence TTGAATCGTACTCTGCCCCTCTCCGCGCTTGTCTTTGCGCTTACCCTGGCCTCTCACGCGCCGACGCTGGCGCAGCCCCCTGCCCCCAAGACTGCTACCCCGGCTCCGACGCAGCCTCCTGCCTCCACCCAGAAGATTCTCTTTAGCAACAAGGCCCAGCAAGGCCAGGTGAAGAAGATCAATGCCGTGGCGACCTTTACGGTGGAGGGCCCCAATGGCCAGAAAGTGACCCTGGAGTTTAAAGAGCAGGATCGAGTCAACTACAACGCGGTCGCGGCAAACGGGGAGATTACCTACGAGACACACACGGACTCGGTGCAGCAGTTTCTCAATGGCAACAAGCTCCCCGATGACCCCAACATGGGCAAGGATGTCGATACGTATGTCATCAAGCCCGATGGCACCCTGGTGAGCTTTAAGTCCAGCAAGACCGAGAAGGACGACGACCACAGCGACGAGCGTCTCTACGTGGCGACCTCGGTGGGGTTCTCGGATAAGCAAGTCGCTCCGGGGGAGAAGTGGACCCGTGAGTACAAGGCCGATGCCAACATGGGGCTGGTCGAGGGCAAGGGCGAGTACGAGTTTCAGGCGCTGGAGGAGAAGAATGGGATTCTCTGCGCGCGTATCGGGGTGACCTATACCGAAAACTCGGGGAAGAACCCGATCTCCACCAAGGGCCTGATCTGGATCGAGCCGGCCAGTGGCGATGATGTGGCATCGGATATCGTGGTCACCAATATCCCCTTTGGCGATGGCGATGTGGTCACGGCGAGCTTTAAGTCGAACCGTGAGAGTGGCGGCCCCCTGCCTGAGGATATCGTCAAGAAGGCGCAGGCAAGCCTCAAGGCCGAGCAGAGTGCGATCAAGGCGCAGGCCCCCAAGGTCGAGGCGGCAAAGCCCAAGACCATCGATGAGGTGGTCAAGGACTACGAGAAGCTGCCCGGCGTCGTGACACTCTGGCGCAAGCGCGAGGAGAGCGGCAAGGACACGATCTACGCCGAGGTGCGCGAGGACCAGCTCGACAAGCTCCTCTTGCTCCAGGCGACCTTTAGCACCGGCGATGCCGAGCACGCGATCTCGGGCGACCCGATCGCCGACTTTGTCTTCCAGCTCACCAAGAGCCCCGATGACAAGCTCTATCTCGCCGTCCCCAACACCAACTACCAGACCCAGGCGGGCACGCCGCTGGAGAAGTCGCTCAAGCGCTCCATGCCCCCGCTCTCGTTTTTGCAGACCTTCAAGATCGAGGCCAAGCAGGCCGACCGCAAGAGCCTGCTGATCGATCTCTCGGAGTTCTTTAAGTCCGATTTCTTGGGGATTGGGTTTGCCTTCTCCGGGATGCCGCCGATCCCCGGCCTGATGGCGGGGCCGACCGGGGGCGGGATGGGGCTCGACCGGGAGAAGACCTATGTTCTGTCCGTGAAGAACTTCCCCGAGAACCTGGTGGTCACCAGCCAGTACCACTTTGTACGCGGCCTCTCGCCCATGATGACCAACACCCCGACCCTGGGTGATCCGCGGAGTGCACCGGTGCAGGTGACCTTTAATCTCTCCGCGCTTCCGGTGGGCAATGGCTACATCCCGCGCTACTACGACACCCGGATCGGCTTCTTTACCACCGACTTCCAGTCGCTCGACCGCGACGACAAGCTCGACCTGACCAAGCGCTTTATCACCCGCTGGGACCTGCGCAAGAAGAACCCCGAGGCCGCGGTCTCCGAGCCGGTGAAGCCGATTGTCTTCTGGCTGGACAACGCGATCCCGGAGGACTACCGCAAGCCGCTGGCCAGTGCGATCCTTTCCTGGAACCCGGTCCTCGAGAAGACGGGCTTCAAGGACGCGATCCAGGTCAAACAGATGCCGGACAAGCCCAGCGAGGACGAGGTCAAGAAGGGGCTGGTGCCCACCGACACGGCGGACATGCGCTTTAATGTCATCCGCTGGGTGGTCTCGCCCAACCCAGCAGATAGCTACGCGGTGGCACTGGCACGCCACAACCCGCTCACAGGGCAGATCCTCAACGCCAGTATCACGGTCGATGCGGGAATGGCCCAGATTACCAAGGTGGAGCACAAGGACATTGTCTCGCCGGAGGCCGCCTTTGCTCGGATCGCGGAGTACGAGAACCACGACGATACCAAACTCGCAGGGCAGAGCAAGCTGCGCTGTGAGTACGGCCACGCGGCCCAGACCAATGCCTACTTTGGCCTGCTCGCCTCTAGCCTGCTGGCGGAGGGCAAGATCAGCCAGAAGGACTATGTCGCGCAGTTCCTGCAGGATGTGGTCACCCATGAGTTTGGGCATATCTTGGGGCTGCGCCACAACTTCGTCGCCTCGACCCAGTACTCCCTGGCCCAGCTCAGCGACCCGAAGGTGGTTCCCAACGGCAAGCCCATCGCGGCATCGGTGATGGACTACAACCCGGTCAATATCGCCGCCCTCAAGGTCAGCGGGGTTCCCTTCTGGTCGCTGAGCCCGGGTGTCTACGACCAGTGGGCGATCCAGTACGGCTACGGCACGGTGCCAACCGCCACCAAGCCTGATGACGAGCTGCCGGTCCTCAAGCAGATCGCGCGGCGGAGCGGTGAGCCGGGCCTGATCTACAACACCGACTTCGAGGCCGATAGCTTCGACCCGACCATTACGCGCTTTGATAGCACGTCCAACCCGCTGGACTACTGGGAGCGCATCATGCAGACGTCGCAAGAGCTCCTGGGCAAGCTTGAGTCGCGGGTCAAGCCGGGCGAGAGCTATGTTGAGTTCTCGCGGCAGGTGCAGCTAACCCTGAATATGATGGCCCAGGGCTCCGCGCAGGCGAGCCGCTATATCGGGGCCCAGCAGGTGCGTCGTAGCTTCAAGGGCGATGCCGGACAGAAGCCCAACCTCAAGCCCGTGGAGGCGGCGCAGCAGAAGCGTGCGCTGGACCTGCTGGCAAAGTACATCCTGGCTCCCGGGGCGCTCAAGCTCCCGCAGGGCTACCTGGAGAAGATGACGGTCGACCTGGCACCGATTGAGTCTCGCCCCTCGGAGTTCTTTGTGGGGGAGGTGATCGCCAACCTCCAGAAGTCAGTCGTGCGGCGCCTGCTCTCGTCGCAGACCCTGATGCGGGTCGCCAGCAACGAGTATAAGACTGGCGATCCCAGCAAGGCACTGACCCAGCCCCTGCTCTTCAAGACCGTGGCGGATGCGGTCTGGAGCGAGCTGGCGACCAAGCAGAATGTCAGCTACCAGCGCCGCCATATCCAGCGTCAGCATGTCGAGTCGCTGATCACGCTGGCCAGTAGCAGCGCGACCGACGACAGCCGGATGCTGGCGGCGGCGCACCTGCGGATGCTCCGGGAGAAGCTCAAGGCCGCTCAGGCGATCCCAACCCTCGATGAGTACACCCGCCTGCACTACACCGACCTCTCGGAGAAGATCCAGCGCCAGCTCGATGCCAAGGTTAACCTTGGTGGTGGCGGCGGTGGTGGCCTGGGAATGCTCTTTGGCCGCCCTGGAAAATGA
- a CDS encoding YfhO family protein, which yields MSRFSRVVPPALQGGLLLLLGTLFLFFEVVVRGRVLYYGDLTLYFLPELDFLRGELRAGHVPLWNPFINCGQPFVGNPQTWVLYPSTLLLLLFETSRANALSTVLHVFWAGWGTLGFLRQQRLSAPAAALGAVAFAFGGALVSKAQFPNMLQAMAWLPWLLWATEGVLTQRTLGAVGRLGLCVGLALLAAHAQVTLMQLYLLLGWVGFRLRSLPRSERLRPLGALTLAALLGLCLALAQLLPVVEYALASTRPHLSLGAANRFYLPWRELILLVAPNALGNPALATGWQGKGNFWEPCCYIGLIPLVLGVYFGFVRRRATRFWLLAAALSLWLALGRYGGLYFVAFYVLPGVKQFHDPARWLYLTSFALAVLAAQGLEQVRLRESGKWLLVLITLGELVCFSRTLNPTCAPEQLKTLVSRPPAPTERVFHLRPFQAWKQLAPYKRYPEPAVALSGAGMTPNVPLLSRVPQAGGYEPVARRDVTEALKALGTLPPDPAGLTPTQTKQLEALGVRWVYGSRATRRLVSTLPRIAGATLLAERPGVLELQPTASVVVVRETHAAGWRAWADGIPVPIIASPPVFMEVSVPEGTKRVVFRYEPLSWRVGVFISGGAGCILVALMLSMLRNKTWQS from the coding sequence ATGAGCCGATTTTCGCGCGTTGTCCCTCCTGCCCTGCAGGGGGGACTTCTCTTGTTGCTGGGAACTCTATTTCTCTTCTTTGAGGTTGTTGTCCGTGGCCGGGTCCTCTACTACGGCGATCTGACTCTCTACTTCCTCCCCGAGCTAGACTTTCTCCGCGGCGAGCTCCGCGCGGGGCATGTCCCTCTCTGGAACCCCTTTATCAACTGTGGGCAGCCGTTTGTGGGCAACCCCCAGACCTGGGTGCTGTATCCGTCCACTCTCTTGCTCCTCCTCTTTGAGACCTCACGTGCCAACGCCCTCTCGACCGTGCTGCATGTCTTTTGGGCGGGGTGGGGGACACTCGGGTTTCTTCGACAGCAGCGCCTCTCTGCCCCCGCCGCGGCTCTGGGGGCGGTGGCGTTTGCCTTTGGGGGGGCGCTGGTCTCCAAGGCCCAGTTTCCCAACATGCTCCAGGCGATGGCGTGGCTCCCCTGGCTCCTCTGGGCGACCGAGGGCGTGCTGACACAGCGCACGCTTGGGGCGGTAGGGAGGCTGGGGCTCTGTGTGGGGCTGGCGCTCCTTGCGGCACACGCGCAGGTAACCCTCATGCAGCTCTACTTGTTGCTCGGGTGGGTGGGCTTTCGCTTGAGGAGCCTGCCCCGCTCCGAGCGCCTCCGGCCGCTGGGCGCGCTGACGCTGGCGGCACTGCTGGGGCTCTGCCTGGCGCTGGCGCAGCTCTTGCCGGTGGTGGAGTACGCGCTGGCCTCGACCCGGCCGCACCTGAGCCTGGGCGCTGCCAATCGTTTCTATCTGCCTTGGCGGGAGCTGATCCTGCTGGTGGCGCCCAATGCGCTGGGGAACCCGGCGCTCGCCACGGGCTGGCAGGGCAAGGGCAACTTTTGGGAGCCGTGCTGCTATATCGGGCTGATTCCGCTTGTGCTGGGCGTGTACTTTGGTTTCGTGCGGCGGCGTGCGACCCGATTCTGGCTCCTCGCGGCAGCTCTCTCGCTCTGGCTGGCGCTGGGGCGCTACGGTGGGCTGTACTTTGTGGCGTTCTATGTCTTGCCCGGGGTGAAGCAGTTCCACGATCCCGCGCGCTGGCTCTATCTCACGAGCTTCGCGCTGGCGGTGCTCGCCGCGCAGGGGCTGGAGCAGGTGCGTCTGCGGGAGAGCGGAAAATGGCTCCTGGTGCTGATAACTCTGGGGGAGCTCGTGTGCTTCTCGCGGACCCTCAACCCGACCTGTGCCCCAGAGCAGCTTAAGACACTGGTGAGCCGCCCGCCCGCCCCTACCGAGCGTGTCTTTCACCTGCGGCCCTTTCAGGCCTGGAAGCAGCTCGCGCCCTACAAGCGCTACCCCGAGCCCGCCGTTGCGCTGTCGGGGGCGGGCATGACCCCCAATGTCCCGCTACTGAGCCGAGTCCCGCAAGCGGGGGGCTACGAGCCGGTGGCACGCCGGGATGTGACGGAGGCGCTGAAGGCGCTGGGGACACTCCCCCCCGACCCAGCCGGGCTGACTCCCACACAGACCAAGCAGCTTGAGGCGCTGGGGGTCCGCTGGGTCTACGGCAGTCGCGCGACGCGGCGTCTGGTGAGCACCTTGCCACGGATCGCCGGGGCGACACTCCTAGCCGAGCGGCCTGGCGTGCTGGAGCTTCAGCCCACGGCGAGTGTGGTTGTGGTCCGCGAGACCCATGCCGCGGGGTGGCGTGCTTGGGCCGATGGTATCCCGGTGCCGATTATCGCGAGTCCCCCTGTTTTTATGGAAGTGAGCGTCCCTGAGGGCACGAAACGGGTGGTTTTTCGCTACGAGCCGCTCTCTTGGCGGGTTGGGGTGTTTATTTCAGGGGGCGCAGGGTGTATACTGGTAGCACTCATGTTATCGATGTTAAGGAATAAAACGTGGCAGAGCTGA
- a CDS encoding anti-sigma factor antagonist translates to MAELTIQTTPGSTSLVAFSGELDAYHAPRAKTELEAQLAAQPETLVISLKRVAYVDSTGLGVLVAIRKQAEAVGVGLRLVMLSEGAVRRTFTITGLLSVFSIFEDEAAALEAAA, encoded by the coding sequence GTGGCAGAGCTGACGATTCAAACCACGCCGGGGAGTACGTCCCTGGTGGCGTTTTCGGGAGAGCTGGACGCCTACCACGCTCCACGCGCCAAGACCGAGCTGGAGGCGCAGCTCGCGGCCCAGCCGGAGACCCTGGTGATTAGCCTGAAGCGCGTGGCCTACGTGGACTCGACCGGGCTAGGGGTGCTGGTGGCGATTCGCAAGCAGGCAGAGGCTGTGGGTGTGGGGCTGCGCCTCGTGATGCTCTCCGAGGGAGCCGTGCGGCGGACCTTTACCATCACGGGGCTCCTGAGTGTATTTTCTATTTTTGAGGATGAAGCTGCAGCCCTTGAGGCGGCGGCGTAA
- a CDS encoding ABC transporter substrate-binding protein, with protein sequence MQKFSRAALLKALIPGVVLSLSMVGCKDPNAGNTTGGSGSTESNSTAATQDTSGDKIKVGQYASLTGETSTFGVESNAGLTFAVEEINAAGGIDVGGKKMQVEVETQDDQSKPDEAKTIAVKFAADPKVVAVIGEVASSRSKTAAPEFQRAGIPMISPSSTNPDVTKVGDFIFRVCFIDPFQGFVMAKFAIEELKLKKVAIMRDPQQDYSVGLADVFKDEFTKMGGEIVADVSYNAKDSDFRSQLGQIKGAGADGIFIPGYYNEVGTIARQAKELGITVPLMGGDGWDSEKLVEGAGGPGKALEGAYFSTHYSKDSKDTKVQDFVKAFTAKNGKAPASLVAQGYDAMMILADAIKRAGSIERKKVRDALAQTKDYAAVTGKITIDGDRNANKSAVVLQIKGAEFTYVKTIDPK encoded by the coding sequence ATGCAGAAATTTTCCCGAGCGGCGCTCTTAAAAGCGCTGATTCCTGGTGTGGTTCTCTCCCTGAGTATGGTGGGCTGTAAAGACCCCAATGCAGGGAACACGACGGGCGGCAGTGGCAGCACGGAGTCCAACTCTACCGCCGCGACCCAAGATACTAGCGGCGATAAGATCAAGGTGGGGCAGTACGCCTCCCTGACCGGTGAGACCTCGACCTTTGGGGTGGAGTCGAACGCGGGCCTGACCTTTGCCGTGGAAGAGATCAATGCGGCCGGTGGGATCGATGTGGGCGGCAAGAAGATGCAGGTCGAGGTCGAGACCCAGGACGACCAGAGCAAGCCCGACGAAGCCAAGACCATTGCGGTGAAGTTTGCGGCCGACCCCAAGGTGGTTGCCGTGATCGGGGAGGTTGCCTCCAGCCGCTCCAAGACCGCGGCCCCTGAGTTCCAGCGTGCGGGGATTCCCATGATCTCCCCGAGCTCGACCAACCCCGATGTCACCAAGGTTGGAGATTTTATCTTCCGTGTCTGCTTTATCGACCCGTTCCAGGGCTTTGTGATGGCCAAGTTCGCGATCGAGGAGCTCAAGCTGAAGAAAGTCGCGATCATGCGCGACCCTCAGCAGGACTACTCCGTCGGCCTCGCCGATGTCTTTAAGGACGAGTTCACCAAGATGGGGGGGGAGATTGTCGCCGATGTCTCCTACAACGCCAAGGACTCGGACTTCCGCAGCCAGCTTGGGCAGATCAAGGGGGCCGGTGCCGATGGTATCTTTATCCCCGGCTACTACAACGAGGTCGGGACGATCGCGCGCCAGGCTAAGGAGCTGGGGATCACCGTGCCTCTAATGGGCGGCGATGGCTGGGACTCCGAGAAGCTGGTCGAGGGTGCGGGCGGGCCGGGTAAGGCTCTGGAGGGGGCGTACTTCTCCACCCACTACTCCAAGGACTCGAAAGACACCAAGGTTCAGGACTTTGTGAAGGCCTTCACGGCCAAGAACGGCAAGGCACCTGCCAGCCTCGTGGCCCAGGGCTACGACGCCATGATGATCCTGGCCGATGCGATCAAGCGCGCCGGCTCCATCGAGCGCAAGAAGGTCCGCGATGCTCTGGCCCAGACCAAGGACTACGCCGCCGTGACTGGTAAGATCACGATCGACGGAGACCGCAACGCCAACAAGAGCGCGGTGGTTCTACAGATCAAGGGCGCAGAGTTTACCTACGTCAAGACGATCGACCCGAAGTAG
- a CDS encoding ABC transporter permease subunit, whose product MDQFLQNIINGVQLGSIYVLIALGYTMVYGVLRLINFAHSDVFMVGAYMGYFASRWLKVKQQTTVWAGLVQLLPVLLISMTVCVVLGLVIERLAYKPLRRAPRLTALITAIGISLFLEGMAQLPFVFGVDPKFYPEILPSGPEATLHLGNLTVSQNQLVLVITAFLLMGILWFIVQRTKMGKAMRAVSHDFDAAALMGINTDAVISFTFGLGAALAAAGGVLFGALTFKSILPLMGVQMGIKAFVAAVVGGIGSIPGAMLGGLLMGLSESFVKGAPHIKLGSYDFDPSRWVDALAFLILIVVLLVRPAGLLGKNAPEKV is encoded by the coding sequence GTGGATCAGTTTTTACAAAATATAATCAACGGTGTCCAGCTCGGGAGCATCTATGTGCTGATCGCGCTGGGCTACACGATGGTCTATGGGGTGCTCCGCCTGATCAACTTCGCGCATAGCGATGTCTTCATGGTGGGAGCCTACATGGGCTACTTTGCGTCGCGCTGGCTCAAGGTGAAGCAGCAGACCACGGTCTGGGCGGGGCTGGTGCAGCTCCTGCCCGTGCTGCTGATCTCCATGACGGTCTGTGTGGTGCTAGGCCTGGTCATCGAGCGGCTGGCCTACAAACCCCTGCGCCGTGCGCCGCGCCTGACAGCACTCATCACCGCCATCGGCATCTCGCTCTTTCTGGAGGGCATGGCACAGCTTCCCTTTGTCTTTGGGGTGGACCCGAAGTTCTATCCCGAGATCCTCCCCAGCGGCCCGGAGGCGACCCTGCACCTGGGCAACCTGACGGTCTCCCAGAACCAGCTTGTGCTGGTGATCACGGCGTTCTTGCTGATGGGGATTCTCTGGTTTATTGTCCAGCGCACCAAGATGGGCAAGGCCATGCGCGCCGTCAGCCACGACTTCGATGCCGCTGCGCTCATGGGGATCAACACCGATGCGGTGATCTCCTTTACGTTTGGGCTGGGCGCTGCCCTGGCTGCGGCCGGAGGCGTGCTCTTTGGCGCTCTGACCTTCAAGAGTATCTTGCCCCTGATGGGGGTCCAGATGGGCATCAAGGCCTTTGTCGCCGCTGTCGTGGGGGGGATTGGCTCGATCCCCGGCGCGATGCTGGGCGGCCTGCTCATGGGGCTCTCGGAGTCGTTTGTGAAGGGCGCACCCCATATCAAGCTCGGCTCCTATGATTTTGATCCGTCGCGCTGGGTGGATGCACTGGCGTTCTTAATCTTGATCGTGGTCCTGCTCGTGCGCCCCGCGGGGCTCTTGGGCAAGAACGCACCGGAGAAGGTCTAG